The proteins below come from a single Rhodococcus sp. WMMA185 genomic window:
- a CDS encoding maltotransferase domain-containing protein, giving the protein MTGRLGIDDVEPHIGNGRFPAKAVVGEVFPVRATVWREGHDAVAATLAVSAPRDARSGASATFRVPMVEGPLPDTVDGSFTPTTEGLWTFRIEAWSDPVTTWRHAVEAKLGVGQSAAELSNDLEIGARLFERAATGVPQANRSLLVGVAASLRSDRHLTERVAPAFGSDVTELLRAHPLRDLVTKSEPHSVLVDRARALFGSWYEFFPRSTGGWDENGNPRHGTLATAAAALPRIASMGFDVVYLPPIHPIGKINRKGPNNTLTPGPDDVGSPWGIGSDEGGHDAIHPDLGTMQDFTAFVDAARKLNLEVAIDLALQCAPDHPWAREHPEWFTVLPDGTIAYAENPPKKYQDIYPVNFDEDRDGIYAEVLRVVRHWVAAGVKIFRVDNPHTKPPDFWEWLIAEVKASDPDVLFLSEAFTRPARLYGLARRGFTQSYTYFTWRVAKWELTEFGNEIAAKADEARPNLFVNTPDILHESLQTGGPGMFALRAALAATLSPTWGVYSGYELYEHLPVRPGSEEYLDSEKYQLRPRDFEGAAARGESLEPWITALNRIRRQHPSLQQLRNIHFHHLDNDALIAYSKFDATTGDAVLTVINLNPFGPEQGNLWLDMPALGRDWQDHLTVLDEVSGEQYHWGQTNFVRLEPWRAVAHILALPPVPYPARVQLAYRGGR; this is encoded by the coding sequence GTGACAGGTCGACTCGGCATCGACGACGTGGAACCCCACATCGGAAATGGACGATTTCCCGCAAAGGCGGTTGTCGGCGAAGTTTTTCCGGTTCGGGCCACGGTATGGCGTGAAGGTCACGACGCCGTGGCCGCCACTCTTGCAGTCAGCGCCCCGCGCGATGCTCGATCCGGTGCTTCGGCCACGTTCCGCGTTCCCATGGTGGAAGGACCGCTTCCCGACACCGTCGACGGCTCCTTCACCCCGACCACCGAAGGCCTCTGGACATTCCGCATCGAGGCCTGGAGCGACCCGGTCACCACCTGGAGGCATGCCGTAGAGGCCAAGCTAGGTGTCGGCCAGAGCGCGGCCGAACTGTCCAACGACCTCGAGATCGGGGCGCGCCTGTTCGAAAGGGCCGCGACGGGCGTCCCCCAGGCGAACCGGTCGCTGCTCGTCGGCGTGGCGGCGTCGCTACGATCCGATCGCCATCTGACCGAACGGGTCGCCCCGGCCTTCGGCTCGGACGTCACCGAACTGTTGCGGGCGCACCCGTTGCGTGACCTCGTCACGAAGAGTGAACCCCACAGCGTGCTGGTCGACCGCGCCCGCGCGCTGTTCGGTTCCTGGTACGAGTTCTTCCCGCGGTCAACCGGTGGCTGGGACGAGAATGGCAATCCGAGACACGGCACTCTCGCCACCGCCGCCGCCGCACTCCCGCGGATAGCGTCGATGGGTTTCGACGTCGTGTATTTGCCGCCGATCCATCCGATCGGAAAGATCAACCGCAAGGGCCCCAACAACACTCTGACGCCCGGGCCCGACGACGTCGGTTCGCCTTGGGGCATCGGCTCGGACGAGGGAGGACACGACGCAATCCATCCCGACCTGGGAACCATGCAGGATTTCACCGCTTTCGTCGACGCCGCCCGGAAGCTGAACCTGGAGGTGGCCATCGATCTGGCGCTCCAGTGCGCCCCGGACCACCCCTGGGCGCGCGAGCACCCCGAGTGGTTCACCGTCCTTCCGGACGGCACCATCGCATATGCGGAGAACCCGCCGAAAAAGTACCAGGACATCTATCCGGTCAACTTCGACGAAGACCGGGACGGAATCTACGCCGAGGTTCTGCGTGTCGTGCGGCACTGGGTGGCGGCGGGGGTGAAGATCTTCCGGGTCGACAACCCGCACACCAAGCCGCCGGATTTCTGGGAGTGGCTCATCGCCGAGGTCAAGGCGTCGGATCCGGACGTGTTGTTCCTGTCGGAAGCCTTCACCCGTCCCGCACGGTTGTACGGGCTCGCCCGGCGGGGGTTCACCCAGTCCTACACGTACTTCACCTGGCGAGTCGCCAAGTGGGAGCTCACCGAGTTCGGCAACGAGATCGCAGCCAAGGCCGACGAGGCGCGCCCCAACCTCTTCGTCAACACCCCGGACATTTTGCACGAAAGCCTTCAGACGGGAGGCCCAGGAATGTTCGCGCTGCGAGCCGCATTGGCCGCGACACTGTCGCCTACCTGGGGCGTGTATTCGGGATACGAACTCTACGAACACCTTCCAGTCCGGCCAGGCAGTGAGGAGTACCTCGACTCCGAGAAATACCAGTTGCGTCCCCGAGATTTCGAGGGTGCCGCCGCCCGCGGAGAATCGCTCGAACCGTGGATCACCGCGCTCAACCGCATCCGACGTCAACACCCGTCCCTGCAGCAGTTGCGCAACATCCACTTCCATCATCTGGACAACGACGCGTTGATCGCCTACTCCAAGTTCGACGCCACCACCGGCGATGCGGTATTGACGGTGATCAACCTCAATCCGTTCGGCCCCGAGCAGGGAAACCTGTGGCTGGACATGCCGGCACTGGGACGGGACTGGCAAGACCACCTCACCGTTCTCGATGAGGTCTCTGGCGAGCAATATCATTGGGGGCAGACAAATTTCGTGCGCCTCGAACCCTGGCGAGCGGTGGCCCACATCCTCGCACTTCCGCCTGTTCCCTATCCCGCCAGAGTGCAGCTGGCTTACCGCGGAGGTAGATAA
- the glgP gene encoding alpha-glucan family phosphorylase: MKALRRFTVRAHLPERLAALGPLSTNLRWSWHAPTRELFSLLDEDLWGQVEFDPVRMLGEVEPSRLDELAGDKRFLAHLDAAAADLDDYLTRPRWYQNQQRRGVSLGGGIAYFSMEFGVSEVLPNYSGGLGILAGDHLKAASDLGLPLIGVGLLYRSGYFRQSLSADGWQVEHYPPYDPQGLPLRLLTESGPDSTGGAPVLIHVALPGNRVLRAQVWIAHVGRIPLLLLDSDIAENDAELRGVTDRLYGGDQDHRIKQEILAGIGGVRAVRAYTHTHGLPDPAVFHTNEGHAGFLGIERIRELVTAEGLEFDEALAVVRAGTVFTTHTPVPAGIDRFPIDLVRHHFGGDNGQNDSSLLPGLTTDRILALGRESDPSVFNMASMGLRLGQRANGVSKLHGSVSRAMFQPLWAGFDADEVPIGSVTNGVHAPTWAAPEWIDLATRVVGPQLIEEARGWERLQDLSAQELWSTRNALRAKLVAEVRRRVRASWIERGATAAELSWTDEVFDPRILTVGFARRVPTYKRLTLMLRDPERLRALLLDEDRPMQLVVAGKSHPADDGGKALIQQIVRFADDADVRHRIVFLPDYDMSMARYLYWGCDVWLNNPLRPLEACGTSGMKSALNGGLNLSIRDGWWDEMFDGENGWAIPTADGVADETRRDDLEASALYELLERSVLPRFYDFNDDGLPVRWVEMVRRTLQNLGPKVLASRMVRDYAVQYYAPAAESSRAVVADDFAGARELAEFRRRVEAGWPSISVLQVDGAGLPDTPVIGATLVLRARIGLGDLTLSDVTVQAVLGRVDENDELTDVVTVDMAHAGSDESGELFVADTALPLSGSVGYTVRVLPRHPLLVDPSELGLVVAPTF, translated from the coding sequence GTGAAAGCCTTGCGTCGATTCACCGTGCGAGCCCATCTTCCGGAACGGCTGGCGGCACTGGGTCCGCTGTCCACCAATCTGCGATGGTCGTGGCATGCGCCCACTCGGGAGTTGTTCTCACTGCTCGATGAGGACCTGTGGGGGCAGGTGGAGTTCGATCCGGTCAGAATGCTGGGAGAGGTCGAGCCGTCCAGGCTGGACGAGCTGGCCGGCGACAAGCGCTTCCTCGCCCATCTCGACGCCGCGGCCGCTGATCTCGACGACTACCTCACCCGGCCGCGCTGGTACCAGAACCAGCAACGCAGGGGAGTCTCGTTGGGCGGTGGGATCGCCTATTTCTCAATGGAATTCGGGGTCAGTGAGGTTTTGCCCAACTACTCCGGCGGTCTGGGAATTCTCGCCGGAGACCATCTGAAGGCAGCCTCGGATCTGGGGCTGCCTCTGATCGGTGTCGGTCTGCTCTACCGCTCGGGCTACTTTCGGCAGTCGCTGTCGGCGGACGGCTGGCAGGTCGAACATTATCCCCCGTACGATCCGCAGGGGCTGCCGCTGCGCCTACTCACCGAATCCGGGCCGGACTCGACCGGCGGTGCGCCTGTTCTGATCCATGTCGCACTACCGGGTAACCGGGTGCTGCGCGCCCAGGTGTGGATCGCCCACGTGGGGCGCATCCCGCTTCTGCTGCTCGACTCCGACATCGCCGAGAACGACGCCGAGCTGAGGGGCGTCACCGATCGCCTCTACGGCGGCGACCAGGATCACAGGATCAAGCAGGAGATCCTCGCAGGTATCGGTGGTGTCCGCGCCGTACGGGCCTACACACACACCCACGGGCTGCCCGATCCCGCTGTGTTCCACACGAACGAGGGACACGCCGGTTTCCTCGGCATCGAGCGGATCCGGGAACTGGTGACTGCGGAGGGACTCGAGTTCGACGAAGCTCTGGCCGTGGTCCGCGCCGGTACGGTCTTCACCACGCACACCCCCGTTCCCGCCGGAATAGACCGTTTTCCGATCGATCTCGTGCGACACCATTTCGGCGGTGACAACGGGCAGAACGACTCTTCGCTTCTTCCGGGGCTGACGACGGACCGGATCCTCGCCCTCGGCCGCGAGTCGGATCCGTCAGTGTTCAACATGGCAAGCATGGGCCTGCGGCTCGGTCAGCGCGCAAACGGCGTGTCCAAGCTGCACGGGAGTGTCAGCCGGGCCATGTTTCAGCCGCTGTGGGCGGGATTCGATGCCGATGAGGTTCCGATCGGATCGGTGACCAACGGTGTGCATGCGCCCACGTGGGCTGCACCGGAATGGATCGACCTCGCCACCCGAGTCGTCGGCCCACAACTGATCGAGGAAGCCCGCGGATGGGAGCGCCTGCAGGACCTCTCCGCGCAAGAACTGTGGTCTACCCGCAACGCGCTGCGCGCCAAGTTGGTGGCAGAGGTGCGCCGGCGTGTGCGGGCGTCGTGGATCGAGCGCGGCGCGACCGCCGCAGAGCTGAGCTGGACGGACGAGGTGTTCGACCCTCGGATCCTGACCGTCGGATTCGCACGCCGGGTTCCCACGTACAAGCGCCTCACGCTGATGCTGCGCGACCCGGAGCGGCTGCGGGCACTGCTGCTCGACGAGGATCGTCCGATGCAACTTGTGGTGGCCGGTAAGAGTCACCCCGCCGACGACGGCGGCAAGGCACTGATCCAGCAGATCGTTCGTTTTGCCGACGACGCGGATGTCCGGCACCGGATCGTCTTCCTCCCGGATTACGACATGTCGATGGCCCGGTACCTGTACTGGGGCTGCGATGTGTGGCTCAACAATCCGCTGCGCCCGCTAGAGGCGTGCGGCACGTCGGGCATGAAGTCCGCTCTCAACGGCGGTCTCAACCTGTCGATTCGCGACGGGTGGTGGGACGAGATGTTCGATGGTGAGAACGGCTGGGCCATCCCGACCGCCGACGGTGTGGCCGACGAGACTCGCCGCGACGACCTCGAGGCGAGCGCCCTGTATGAACTGCTCGAACGGTCCGTTCTGCCCCGGTTCTACGACTTCAACGACGACGGCCTGCCCGTTCGCTGGGTCGAGATGGTGCGACGCACGCTGCAGAACCTCGGCCCGAAAGTACTCGCGTCGCGGATGGTGCGGGACTACGCCGTTCAGTACTACGCGCCCGCCGCCGAATCGTCTCGCGCGGTGGTGGCCGACGATTTCGCAGGTGCCCGCGAGCTGGCGGAGTTCCGTCGGCGCGTCGAAGCCGGGTGGCCGTCAATCTCCGTGCTGCAGGTCGACGGTGCGGGTTTGCCCGATACTCCAGTGATCGGGGCGACCTTGGTGCTTCGTGCCCGAATCGGGCTCGGCGATCTGACACTTTCCGATGTCACCGTGCAGGCCGTGCTCGGCCGGGTCGACGAGAACGACGAACTCACCGACGTCGTCACCGTGGACATGGCGCACGCCGGATCGGACGAATCGGGAGAACTGTTCGTCGCCGATACGGCTCTCCCACTGTCCGGTTCGGTCGGGTACACCGTGCGGGTGCTTCCACGGCACCCGCTTCTCGTCGACCCTTCGGAACTGGGTCTGGTCGTGGCGCCGACGTTCTGA
- a CDS encoding neutral zinc metallopeptidase, whose protein sequence is MTRCRLRTAGVGVLASAAVAVSGCTLSIDGEARSTYDDPYKVAGLDVTSGPSGARKGVPDADLPVTGTDGGEIDRIVANAVSDIEDYWRTEFPALFGRDFEPITELISWDPRDSDGPRFCGDSTEDVVNAGYCSLDHTIGWDRALLVPEVAEKFGTVAAVSVLAHEYGHAVQTKAGIADADTTGGIVREQQADCFAGAFMRHIAEGKSPHFTLNTSDGLNKVLAAAVAIGDTDPNDPENVHGSPFERVTATQIGFTDGPPSCIRIDESEIDARRADLPQRFTDAYDDGELAVTEESIEAFFTSFQRIFDLSEQPELDLGGADLGCEDAVVTEPVSYCPATNTIGVSVDQLAQRGAQPYPSRTELFQATRTGDYNAYLLLASRYTLALQRDRGDDLRSPQTALRAACLSGVITAALSPDNPATPDGGGVWLSPGDLDEAVSGLLTDGLAASDVDGRTVPSGFSRIDAFRTGVLGNEQSCESRYR, encoded by the coding sequence ATGACCAGATGCCGGCTGCGAACTGCGGGTGTGGGCGTTCTCGCTTCGGCCGCGGTCGCCGTTTCGGGGTGCACCCTGTCGATCGACGGCGAGGCTAGGTCCACCTATGACGACCCGTACAAGGTAGCGGGGTTGGATGTCACTTCGGGGCCCAGTGGCGCCCGGAAGGGGGTGCCCGACGCCGACCTTCCCGTTACCGGCACCGACGGCGGCGAGATCGACCGCATAGTCGCGAATGCGGTCAGCGACATCGAAGACTATTGGCGTACCGAGTTTCCCGCGCTGTTCGGGCGCGACTTCGAACCGATCACGGAACTTATCTCATGGGATCCCCGCGACTCCGACGGCCCACGCTTCTGCGGGGACAGCACCGAGGACGTCGTCAATGCCGGCTATTGCAGCCTCGACCACACGATCGGCTGGGACCGGGCGCTACTTGTGCCGGAGGTCGCCGAGAAGTTCGGCACCGTGGCAGCCGTCTCGGTGTTGGCACACGAGTACGGGCACGCTGTACAGACGAAAGCCGGTATCGCCGACGCTGACACCACCGGCGGCATCGTGCGGGAACAGCAGGCCGACTGTTTCGCGGGCGCCTTCATGCGGCACATTGCGGAAGGCAAGTCGCCGCATTTCACGCTCAACACCTCGGATGGCCTGAACAAAGTGCTGGCGGCGGCGGTGGCTATCGGAGACACCGATCCCAACGATCCGGAAAACGTACACGGCTCGCCGTTCGAACGCGTCACCGCCACGCAGATCGGGTTCACAGACGGGCCGCCGTCGTGCATTCGTATCGACGAGAGCGAGATCGACGCACGCCGCGCGGATCTACCGCAGCGATTCACCGACGCATACGACGACGGCGAACTTGCCGTCACCGAGGAGTCGATCGAGGCCTTCTTCACCTCGTTCCAACGGATCTTCGATCTGAGCGAGCAGCCCGAACTCGACCTAGGCGGCGCCGACCTCGGCTGCGAGGATGCGGTCGTTACCGAACCGGTGTCGTACTGCCCTGCCACCAACACGATCGGGGTCAGTGTCGACCAACTCGCTCAGCGCGGCGCGCAACCCTACCCGAGTAGAACTGAACTCTTCCAGGCCACCCGCACCGGCGACTACAACGCATACCTCCTGCTCGCTTCCCGGTACACCCTCGCGTTGCAAAGAGATCGCGGCGACGACCTTCGCTCACCACAGACCGCTCTGCGGGCCGCCTGCCTGTCCGGCGTCATTACCGCCGCGCTCAGCCCGGACAACCCCGCCACACCGGACGGCGGCGGGGTGTGGCTTTCCCCTGGCGACCTCGACGAAGCCGTCTCGGGACTACTTACCGACGGCTTGGCAGCCAGCGACGTCGACGGCAGGACCGTACCAAGCGGGTTCTCCCGCATCGATGCATTCCGAACTGGAGTTCTCGGTAACGAGCAGAGCTGCGAGAGCCGCTACCGCTAA
- a CDS encoding 2-dehydro-3-deoxygalactonokinase — protein MPGTSPPRLIALDWGTSSLRAWLLGDDGRILAVRRREFGVLGVTGDDPGSPARDYEIAFDLACGNWLDANPDLPAIACGMVGSAQGWREACYLTIPTDLDIGAADLTVVPHSRGVVHLVPGLRVASATGRAVAGDVMRGEETQIIGVLGLLPPTEHPVTIVLPGTHSKWTRVEDHKIASFVTSMTGEVYGLMMKHSILGRTAAAGIRDDAAFERGLAAGGSLPSHGLLAELFGARVLVLDGLLDPASVPDYVSGVIIGDEIRHLLPEYAPDNRILLCGNTDLCRRYAQGLRPHGVVTETVAEEAAAAGLWHVAVTAGLVRPTPGAIPGKGTP, from the coding sequence ATGCCCGGCACATCGCCGCCGCGTCTGATCGCCCTCGACTGGGGGACGTCGTCGCTGCGCGCGTGGCTCCTCGGCGACGACGGCCGCATACTGGCCGTCCGCCGACGGGAATTCGGGGTACTCGGCGTCACCGGCGACGACCCCGGATCACCGGCCCGCGACTACGAGATCGCATTCGACCTGGCGTGCGGGAATTGGCTCGATGCCAATCCTGATCTCCCTGCCATCGCCTGCGGCATGGTCGGCAGCGCTCAAGGCTGGCGCGAAGCCTGCTATCTCACAATCCCCACCGATCTCGACATCGGCGCGGCGGACCTGACCGTAGTGCCCCACTCGCGCGGAGTAGTACACCTCGTACCCGGTCTTCGGGTTGCTTCCGCCACCGGCCGTGCGGTGGCAGGCGACGTCATGCGTGGTGAAGAGACGCAGATCATCGGGGTACTGGGCCTGCTGCCCCCGACCGAGCACCCCGTGACCATCGTCCTGCCGGGAACCCACAGCAAGTGGACACGAGTCGAAGACCACAAGATCGCCTCGTTCGTCACGTCGATGACGGGAGAGGTCTACGGCCTGATGATGAAACACAGCATCCTCGGTCGCACGGCGGCCGCTGGAATCCGCGACGACGCCGCGTTCGAACGAGGACTCGCTGCGGGAGGATCGCTCCCGTCTCATGGATTGCTCGCAGAACTGTTCGGGGCACGGGTTCTCGTGCTCGACGGGCTACTCGATCCAGCCTCGGTCCCCGACTACGTCTCTGGAGTGATCATCGGCGACGAAATCCGGCATCTGTTGCCGGAATATGCCCCCGACAACCGAATCCTGTTGTGCGGAAACACCGATCTCTGCAGACGCTATGCCCAGGGCCTGCGCCCTCACGGTGTGGTCACCGAGACCGTCGCCGAGGAAGCTGCGGCAGCCGGGTTGTGGCATGTTGCCGTCACCGCGGGACTGGTCCGGCCGACACCAGGCGCGATCCCCGGGAAGGGGACGCCATGA
- the glgB gene encoding 1,4-alpha-glucan branching protein GlgB, producing the protein MTVDPPAALAPDAADLNLLAAGVHYDPHSILGAHPGPGGTVIRALRPHAESVEVVIRGTTFSMEHIAHGVWGTVVPEENPADYRLSTTWPDGHNEVSADGYRFLPTLGELDLHLFGEGRHERLWEILGAHLRNYETPDGTVSGTSFAVWAPAARGVSVIGDFDAWGGQRFPMRALGSSGVWELFIPGIGVGAVYKFQVHGPDGSVCDKADPMAFATEVPPATASRVSASTYQWQDDSWLEQRAATEPSQSPMSVYEVHLGSWRPGLNYRELAEQLAAHVSGSGFTHVELLPVAEHPFGGSWGYQVTSYYAPTSRFGSPDDFRWFVDHLHAAGIGVIVDWVPAHFPKDDWALARFDGTPLYEHSDPQRGEQLDWGTYIFDFGRREVRNFLVANALFWIDEFHVDGLRVDAVASMLYLDYSRPDGGWTPNIHGGRENLEAVAFLQEMNATVHKQHRGVVTIAEESTAWPGVTRDTIVGGLGFSMKWNMGWMHDTLGYLAHDPVHRSYHHHEITFSLMYAWSENYLLPISHDEVVHGKGTLWTRMPGNDYTKAAGVRSLLAYMWSHPGKQLLFMGQEFGQIREWSEERGLDWNQLDDPHSGALHRGLLRLVGDLNATYLEHPALWTLDTSPGGYSWIDANDTANNVLSFLRYGTDGSIVACLFNFSGSPHSNYRVGLPEPGRWREILNTDAEIYAGSGWGNLGAVTATSQSWHGRPASAEVALPANGAIWMSLER; encoded by the coding sequence GTGACCGTCGACCCGCCCGCCGCACTCGCTCCCGACGCCGCCGACCTCAATCTGCTGGCCGCGGGAGTTCACTACGATCCGCATTCGATCCTGGGTGCACACCCAGGTCCGGGCGGCACGGTGATCCGCGCCCTGCGCCCTCACGCCGAGTCCGTCGAAGTCGTTATTCGGGGAACCACCTTCTCGATGGAGCACATTGCACACGGCGTGTGGGGAACTGTCGTGCCCGAGGAGAATCCGGCGGACTATCGACTGTCAACGACTTGGCCGGACGGTCACAACGAAGTTTCGGCGGACGGATACCGATTCCTGCCGACCCTCGGCGAGCTCGACCTGCATCTGTTCGGTGAAGGCAGGCACGAACGACTGTGGGAGATCCTCGGCGCACACCTCCGGAACTATGAGACTCCCGATGGAACTGTCTCCGGAACCTCCTTCGCCGTCTGGGCTCCCGCAGCGCGCGGCGTGAGTGTGATCGGCGACTTCGATGCGTGGGGCGGACAGCGGTTCCCGATGCGTGCACTCGGCTCGAGCGGTGTCTGGGAATTGTTCATCCCCGGCATCGGGGTGGGAGCGGTGTACAAGTTCCAGGTCCACGGCCCGGACGGCAGCGTGTGCGACAAGGCCGATCCGATGGCGTTCGCAACCGAGGTGCCGCCCGCCACCGCATCGCGGGTGTCGGCCAGTACCTACCAGTGGCAGGACGACTCGTGGCTCGAGCAGCGCGCGGCCACCGAGCCTTCGCAATCCCCCATGAGCGTCTACGAGGTCCATCTCGGATCGTGGCGCCCCGGCCTGAACTACCGAGAACTGGCCGAACAACTCGCCGCTCACGTCTCCGGGTCGGGATTCACCCATGTCGAGCTGCTTCCCGTCGCCGAGCATCCGTTCGGTGGATCGTGGGGGTACCAGGTCACCTCGTACTACGCGCCAACCTCGCGATTCGGTTCCCCCGACGATTTCCGGTGGTTCGTCGACCATCTGCACGCGGCCGGGATCGGAGTGATCGTCGACTGGGTGCCCGCCCATTTCCCCAAAGACGACTGGGCACTCGCCCGTTTCGACGGCACCCCGCTGTACGAGCACAGCGACCCGCAGCGGGGCGAGCAACTCGACTGGGGAACCTACATATTCGATTTCGGCCGCCGGGAAGTACGCAACTTCCTTGTGGCCAACGCCCTGTTCTGGATCGACGAGTTCCACGTCGACGGTCTGCGCGTCGATGCGGTCGCCTCGATGCTGTATCTCGACTACTCCCGACCGGATGGCGGTTGGACCCCCAACATCCACGGCGGGCGGGAGAATCTCGAGGCGGTGGCGTTCCTCCAGGAGATGAATGCCACCGTGCACAAACAGCACCGCGGGGTGGTCACCATCGCCGAGGAGTCGACGGCCTGGCCAGGGGTCACCCGCGACACCATCGTCGGCGGTCTCGGGTTCAGCATGAAGTGGAACATGGGGTGGATGCACGACACTCTCGGCTACCTCGCCCACGACCCTGTCCACCGCAGCTACCACCATCACGAGATCACGTTCTCGCTGATGTACGCGTGGAGCGAGAACTACCTGTTGCCCATCAGCCATGACGAGGTGGTTCACGGCAAGGGCACGCTGTGGACGCGGATGCCCGGAAACGACTACACGAAGGCGGCAGGAGTCCGCTCCCTGTTGGCGTACATGTGGTCGCACCCCGGCAAGCAACTTCTGTTCATGGGTCAGGAATTCGGACAGATCAGAGAGTGGTCCGAGGAGCGCGGACTCGATTGGAATCAACTGGACGACCCCCATAGCGGGGCCCTCCATCGTGGGCTGCTCCGACTGGTCGGTGACCTCAACGCCACCTACCTCGAGCACCCGGCCCTGTGGACCCTCGACACGTCGCCGGGCGGGTATTCCTGGATCGACGCCAACGACACCGCGAACAACGTATTGAGTTTCCTGCGCTACGGCACGGACGGGTCTATCGTGGCGTGCCTGTTCAATTTCTCGGGTTCCCCGCACTCGAATTACCGTGTGGGCCTGCCGGAACCCGGCAGATGGCGTGAGATCCTCAATACCGACGCGGAGATCTATGCCGGGTCTGGTTGGGGAAATCTCGGTGCGGTGACGGCAACGTCGCAGTCGTGGCACGGTCGCCCCGCTTCGGCAGAAGTGGCGCTGCCCGCCAACGGCGCGATCTGGATGAGTCTGGAGCGCTGA
- a CDS encoding 2-dehydro-3-deoxy-6-phosphogalactonate aldolase — protein sequence MSARSTATPTGLIAILRGITPEEIVAVGSALVDAGFTAIEVPLNSPEPFESIERLAKSLGDVCVVGAGTVLSVDDVARAEEAGSKIIVSPNTDSDVIGAAVARNLHPYPGAATPTEAFRAVAAGARSIKLFPAGSIGTAGMNAWQAVLPVDVELLPVGGVDRTNLAAWAAAGARGAGLGSCLYRPGDSADTVHARAVDLITIWSASAESA from the coding sequence ATGAGCGCCCGCTCGACTGCAACACCAACCGGGTTGATCGCGATCTTGCGCGGGATCACCCCCGAGGAGATTGTCGCGGTCGGTTCCGCTCTCGTCGATGCGGGATTCACCGCAATAGAAGTCCCGCTGAACTCTCCCGAACCGTTCGAATCGATCGAACGGCTGGCAAAGTCCCTGGGTGACGTATGCGTCGTCGGCGCAGGGACCGTACTCAGTGTCGACGACGTGGCCCGGGCCGAAGAAGCCGGCTCGAAGATCATCGTGTCTCCCAACACCGATAGCGATGTCATCGGCGCTGCCGTCGCTCGGAACCTTCACCCCTATCCGGGTGCGGCCACACCTACCGAAGCGTTTCGCGCCGTCGCTGCGGGTGCGCGCAGCATCAAGCTCTTCCCTGCCGGGTCCATCGGGACGGCGGGGATGAACGCGTGGCAGGCCGTCCTGCCCGTCGACGTCGAACTCCTTCCCGTCGGCGGCGTCGACCGAACCAATCTGGCCGCCTGGGCCGCCGCAGGCGCGAGAGGCGCAGGCCTCGGATCGTGCTTGTACCGACCCGGGGACAGTGCCGACACAGTCCACGCTCGCGCCGTCGACCTCATCACTATCTGGTCGGCTTCGGCCGAATCCGCCTGA